One window of the Tetragenococcus koreensis genome contains the following:
- the rpsA gene encoding 30S ribosomal protein S1 — protein sequence MTEFENNNFEENGETMEDVLNAVHEVKVGDIVKGEVLAIEDRQAVIGIEGTGVEGVVPAKELSTLPVDDINEVVKVGDVLDLVVISSIGKDKENGSYLLSKRRLDAKKVWEEIEEKYQNGETIEAPVTNVVKGGLVVDVGVRGFVPASMVEDYFVDDFNDYKGQTLEFKIIEIEPSENRLILSHKAIVQEEKEKQKKELLDSIAEGDVIEGTVARLTDFGAFIDLGGIDGLVHVSEISHSHVGKPSDVLSVGDKVNVAVLSVDPTTERVSLSIKDTLPGPWTDIEEKAPKGSILEGTVKRLTSFGAFVEVFPGVEGLVHISQISHKHIATPHEVLTEGDHIQVKVLDVNPDEHRIALSIKALEEKPEAEETYEPEPEDYQDSEEGSGFTMGDILGETLNDDNEEE from the coding sequence ATGACAGAATTTGAAAATAACAACTTTGAAGAAAACGGTGAAACAATGGAAGATGTTTTAAATGCTGTTCACGAAGTAAAAGTTGGAGATATCGTAAAAGGTGAAGTGCTTGCCATCGAGGATAGACAAGCGGTCATTGGAATAGAGGGTACAGGAGTTGAAGGTGTCGTTCCTGCCAAAGAGTTATCAACTTTACCTGTAGACGATATTAACGAAGTAGTGAAAGTCGGAGATGTGCTTGACCTTGTCGTTATTTCTTCCATTGGAAAAGATAAGGAAAATGGTAGCTATCTACTTTCCAAACGTCGTCTTGACGCTAAAAAAGTTTGGGAAGAAATTGAAGAAAAATATCAAAACGGCGAAACGATCGAAGCACCGGTTACCAACGTAGTCAAAGGCGGTCTCGTTGTTGATGTTGGTGTACGAGGCTTTGTACCTGCTTCTATGGTTGAAGACTACTTTGTTGATGATTTTAATGACTACAAAGGACAAACTTTAGAATTCAAAATCATTGAAATTGAACCTTCAGAAAATCGCTTGATCTTATCTCATAAAGCGATCGTTCAAGAAGAAAAAGAAAAACAAAAAAAAGAATTGCTCGATTCTATTGCAGAAGGCGATGTAATTGAAGGAACAGTTGCACGTCTAACTGACTTTGGTGCGTTTATTGACCTTGGCGGAATCGACGGTTTGGTTCACGTTTCTGAAATTTCTCATTCACACGTTGGCAAACCTAGTGATGTATTAAGTGTGGGCGATAAAGTGAACGTTGCAGTTTTATCAGTTGATCCAACGACTGAACGTGTATCCTTGTCGATTAAAGATACTTTACCTGGACCTTGGACTGATATTGAAGAAAAAGCGCCCAAAGGTAGTATTTTAGAAGGAACTGTAAAACGTTTAACAAGTTTTGGCGCTTTTGTGGAAGTATTCCCAGGGGTGGAAGGCTTAGTTCACATTTCACAAATTTCGCACAAACATATCGCAACACCGCATGAAGTATTGACAGAAGGGGATCATATCCAAGTGAAAGTCTTAGATGTTAATCCTGATGAACATCGGATTGCGCTAAGTATTAAAGCACTAGAAGAAAAGCCTGAAGCAGAAGAAACATATGAACCAGAACCTGAAGATTATCAAGATTCTGAAGAAGGTTCAGGGTTTACTATGGGTGATATCTTAGGTGAAACCTTAAATGACGATAATGAAGAAGAGTAA
- the der gene encoding ribosome biogenesis GTPase Der: MPNPTLAIVGRPNVGKSTIFNRIAGERISIVEDTPGVTRDRIYTKGEWLNQEFNIIDTGGIDLSDEPFKDQIKYQAEIAIEEADVILFVTSVREGVTEADELVARILYRSDKPVVLAVNKADNPEMRHEVFDFYTLGLGDPYPISGSHGIGLGDVLDEAIKHFPSEESEEDESIIHFSLIGRPNVGKSSLINAMLGENRVIVSEIEGTTRDAVDTRFISESGQEFTMIDTAGMRKRGKVYEKTEKYSVMRAMTAIDRSDVVLMILNAEEGIREQDKKIAGYAHEAGRAIIIVVNKWDLLEKKTDTMRKFEEKIRNEFLYLDYAPIIFVSAETKQRLNQLPDLIERVGMNQNLRVPSSILNDVIMDAVAINPTPTDKGRRLKIFYATQVAVKPPTFVVFVNDEKLMHFSYSRFLENQIRRAFAFEGTPIHIIPRKRK; the protein is encoded by the coding sequence ATGCCAAATCCAACGTTAGCGATTGTTGGCCGTCCGAATGTCGGTAAATCAACAATCTTTAATCGAATTGCGGGAGAACGAATTTCGATTGTAGAAGATACGCCGGGTGTTACTCGTGATCGTATTTATACAAAAGGAGAATGGCTTAACCAAGAATTTAATATTATTGATACTGGCGGAATCGATTTAAGCGATGAACCATTTAAAGACCAAATCAAATATCAAGCAGAGATTGCCATTGAGGAAGCAGACGTTATACTTTTTGTAACAAGTGTACGTGAAGGTGTGACTGAAGCTGATGAACTAGTGGCGCGTATTTTATATAGAAGTGATAAACCTGTTGTTTTAGCTGTAAATAAAGCTGATAATCCAGAAATGCGTCATGAGGTTTTTGATTTTTATACTTTAGGACTCGGAGATCCGTATCCAATTTCGGGTAGTCATGGAATAGGCTTGGGAGATGTTTTAGATGAGGCAATTAAACATTTTCCTAGTGAAGAAAGTGAAGAAGATGAATCAATTATCCATTTTAGTTTAATTGGTCGACCGAACGTAGGGAAGTCTTCACTGATTAATGCGATGTTGGGTGAAAATCGTGTGATTGTTTCAGAAATTGAAGGAACAACGCGAGATGCAGTTGATACTCGCTTTATCAGTGAAAGTGGTCAAGAATTTACTATGATTGATACAGCTGGTATGCGAAAACGAGGAAAAGTTTACGAAAAGACAGAAAAATATAGCGTGATGCGTGCAATGACTGCTATTGATCGTTCGGATGTTGTCTTGATGATTCTAAATGCTGAAGAAGGAATTAGAGAGCAAGATAAAAAAATTGCAGGTTACGCTCATGAAGCAGGACGCGCGATTATCATCGTTGTAAATAAATGGGATTTATTAGAAAAAAAGACTGATACGATGCGTAAATTTGAAGAAAAAATTCGCAATGAGTTCCTATACCTGGACTATGCACCAATTATTTTCGTTTCTGCGGAAACAAAACAACGATTGAACCAGTTACCTGATTTAATTGAACGTGTAGGAATGAACCAGAATTTGCGTGTACCATCATCTATTTTAAATGATGTAATTATGGATGCAGTAGCGATCAACCCAACGCCTACAGATAAAGGAAGACGACTGAAAATTTTCTATGCGACCCAGGTTGCGGTAAAACCGCCTACCTTTGTTGTTTTTGTCAATGATGAAAAATTGATGCACTTTTCTTACTCGCGCTTTTTGGAAAATCAAATTCGTCGAGCATTTGCCTTTGAAGGAACACCTATCCATATTATTCCTCGTAAGAGAAAATAA
- a CDS encoding HU family DNA-binding protein, translating to MNVIYTETSLYFQEVIPSMANKAELIEKVAEATDLTKKDATAAVDAVFSTIQDSLASGEKVQLIGFGNFEVRSRAERKGRNPQTGEEIKIPASNVPAFKPGKALKDAVK from the coding sequence ATGAACGTGATTTATACCGAAACATCATTATATTTTCAGGAGGTGATTCCATCCATGGCAAATAAAGCAGAATTAATCGAAAAAGTTGCAGAAGCGACTGATTTAACTAAAAAAGACGCAACTGCAGCAGTTGATGCTGTATTTTCAACTATTCAAGATTCTCTAGCTAGCGGCGAAAAAGTTCAATTGATCGGTTTTGGTAACTTCGAAGTACGTTCTCGCGCAGAACGCAAAGGACGTAACCCACAAACTGGTGAAGAAATTAAGATCCCAGCAAGCAATGTACCAGCATTCAAACCTGGTAAAGCGTTAAAAGACGCTGTAAAATAA
- a CDS encoding tetratricopeptide repeat protein, with protein sequence MTYSEKMLEALDQEDIAQAQLQLNQAIKNDDEDVLEELGEALLSIGFLEEAKQIFENLKSRQPEQKEMNLPLAEIAVENNETDTALELLEEVDPTSELYPQALLITADLYQVLGIPEVSEAKLKEASHILPDEPLVQFALAELYLSMDRMNEAEFIYQHLLELGEDEINNVSIRERLGTTLSLEGDFEAAVEYLEASLEEEETDERLFQTAFVYRQLKDNDKAIHYLRELRELNPQYRALYLPLAESLQEEELVEEAQTIAEEGIHENPYQPDLYHFASENSYRLHDAKKAEDFLLQALELGEKTDETLLALSNLYLDEERFDEAIKAVEGMENSQNPYALWNLAYAYNELEEFEQASKYYEQASVDLKQEADFMKEYGIFLREEGRLEEAKSYLSHYLEHEPGDMEAASILDDLSERW encoded by the coding sequence ATGACATATAGCGAAAAAATGCTTGAGGCCTTAGATCAAGAAGATATTGCCCAAGCACAGTTACAATTAAATCAAGCGATCAAAAATGACGACGAAGATGTCTTAGAAGAACTAGGGGAAGCTTTGCTTTCAATTGGTTTTTTAGAAGAAGCTAAACAAATTTTTGAAAACTTGAAATCACGTCAACCTGAACAAAAAGAAATGAACTTGCCTTTAGCAGAAATTGCAGTTGAAAATAATGAAACGGACACAGCGCTTGAATTACTAGAAGAAGTTGATCCTACCAGCGAATTGTACCCCCAAGCTTTATTAATTACTGCTGACTTATACCAAGTTTTAGGAATTCCTGAAGTAAGTGAAGCAAAGTTAAAAGAAGCGTCTCATATACTTCCTGATGAACCGTTAGTTCAGTTTGCTTTGGCAGAGCTTTATCTTTCAATGGATCGAATGAATGAAGCAGAGTTTATTTATCAACATTTACTAGAACTAGGCGAAGATGAAATCAACAATGTATCAATTAGAGAACGATTGGGGACTACCCTTAGCTTAGAAGGAGATTTTGAAGCTGCAGTTGAATATTTAGAAGCTTCTTTAGAGGAAGAAGAAACTGATGAACGGTTATTTCAAACGGCCTTTGTTTATCGGCAGCTAAAAGATAATGACAAAGCGATTCATTATCTGCGAGAATTGCGCGAATTAAATCCACAATATCGTGCCTTATATTTACCTTTAGCTGAAAGTTTACAAGAAGAAGAGCTGGTTGAAGAAGCTCAAACGATTGCTGAAGAAGGAATTCATGAAAATCCTTACCAACCGGATTTGTATCATTTTGCTTCTGAAAATAGTTATCGCCTGCACGATGCTAAAAAGGCGGAAGATTTCTTGTTGCAAGCCTTAGAGTTAGGAGAAAAAACGGATGAAACACTTTTAGCACTCAGTAATTTATATCTAGATGAAGAGCGCTTTGATGAAGCAATAAAAGCAGTTGAAGGAATGGAAAATTCGCAAAATCCTTACGCTCTATGGAACTTAGCCTATGCATACAATGAATTAGAAGAATTTGAGCAAGCTAGTAAGTATTATGAACAAGCGAGTGTTGATTTAAAACAGGAAGCAGATTTTATGAAAGAATATGGTATCTTCTTGCGCGAAGAAGGACGCTTAGAAGAAGCTAAATCCTACCTTTCTCACTATTTAGAACATGAACCTGGAGACATGGAAGCTGCATCGATTTTAGATGATCTATCAGAAAGATGGTGA
- a CDS encoding YpiB family protein, with translation MEIATLDKRRFLNWFVSHEAFAKREVSWILNYLANHESILKYVHFVEKARRTPRGITICTQRFYGEPISLFIDGEVFHDSDQIFHEIRLNWQDPLYIECQFSNSWGNELYLGILEDNPYYRWNDTMDTQTLARVENYFKKETIQAEISELYQQIDQALESNDQVTFMELSEKVNQLIAQKEVNSNS, from the coding sequence ATGGAAATTGCCACGCTAGATAAAAGGCGGTTTTTAAATTGGTTTGTTTCGCATGAAGCTTTTGCTAAAAGGGAGGTTTCTTGGATACTGAATTACTTAGCAAACCATGAATCTATTTTAAAATATGTCCATTTTGTGGAAAAAGCTCGCCGTACACCTAGAGGTATTACAATTTGCACCCAGCGTTTTTATGGAGAACCTATTTCTTTATTTATTGACGGAGAAGTATTTCATGATAGCGATCAGATTTTTCACGAAATTCGGTTAAACTGGCAGGATCCACTCTATATAGAATGTCAATTTAGTAATTCTTGGGGCAACGAATTGTATTTAGGAATTTTAGAAGATAATCCGTATTATCGTTGGAATGACACTATGGATACTCAAACGTTAGCTCGAGTAGAAAACTATTTTAAGAAAGAAACCATTCAAGCAGAAATATCGGAACTATACCAACAAATTGATCAAGCGCTGGAAAGTAACGATCAAGTGACTTTTATGGAGCTTTCAGAAAAAGTAAACCAGTTAATCGCCCAAAAAGAAGTCAATAGCAACTCATAA
- a CDS encoding ISL3 family transposase — protein sequence MSISHYTKEILDILDLNLTFEEDCFQKEAINGVICFVFYGQLSYRPQACFHCGEEDTACLMKWGFKEVTIQLNDVSEYKTLLKMKKQRFRCKTCGKTSIAETSVADRHCSIARRVKLAIAEKLAQPLSMSMVARLKHVSPTTVLRVLHSFQPKQLTPNTSLPEVLCFDEFQSVKRVSGAMSFIMMNGKTRQLLEIVANRQLPHLEAFFARYPREERAKVHYVVSDFYSPYASLVKALFPNAQLVIDRFHMSQHIGRAFQQQRKQVMNTFNRRQKEYKHLKKYWKLLQKKAWALDYKKRYWRPSFRDHLTEQEIVDRLLSYHSTLRQGYKIYQSFLSAFHKQDIERLDQLLKTDLSQLPDPFQPVVKTFRKYRQEIRLALTVPYSNGPLEGLNNHIKVLKRVAYGFHSFENFRQRIFLYRGKYFQPGPLPIQTKKSS from the coding sequence ATGTCCATCTCTCATTATACTAAAGAAATCCTAGATATCCTAGACTTAAATCTGACTTTTGAAGAAGATTGTTTCCAAAAAGAAGCCATTAACGGCGTCATTTGTTTTGTCTTTTATGGTCAGCTTTCTTATCGTCCACAAGCCTGTTTTCACTGTGGCGAAGAAGATACGGCTTGTTTAATGAAATGGGGATTCAAGGAAGTGACGATTCAGCTTAACGATGTGAGTGAATACAAAACCTTACTTAAAATGAAGAAACAACGTTTTCGTTGTAAAACTTGCGGGAAAACTTCTATCGCCGAAACCAGTGTCGCGGACCGTCATTGTTCGATCGCTCGACGCGTCAAACTCGCCATTGCAGAAAAATTAGCTCAACCCTTGTCGATGTCAATGGTCGCCCGGTTGAAGCATGTTTCGCCGACGACAGTTTTACGTGTGCTGCATAGTTTTCAACCTAAACAGCTAACCCCCAATACTTCCTTACCGGAAGTACTTTGTTTTGATGAATTTCAATCGGTCAAACGAGTTTCTGGTGCCATGAGTTTTATTATGATGAATGGGAAAACGCGGCAACTCTTAGAGATTGTCGCTAATCGACAACTGCCTCATTTAGAAGCCTTTTTCGCTCGTTATCCTAGAGAGGAAAGAGCCAAGGTGCACTATGTCGTTTCGGATTTTTACAGTCCGTATGCTTCCTTAGTTAAAGCCCTTTTTCCTAATGCGCAGTTAGTCATTGATCGTTTCCATATGAGCCAACATATTGGGCGAGCTTTCCAACAACAACGGAAACAAGTGATGAACACCTTTAACCGTCGGCAAAAAGAATATAAGCACCTCAAAAAATATTGGAAACTTCTACAGAAAAAAGCTTGGGCACTGGATTACAAAAAACGATATTGGCGGCCTAGTTTTCGGGATCATTTAACCGAGCAAGAGATTGTCGACCGCTTATTAAGTTATCATTCCACGCTTAGACAAGGCTATAAAATCTATCAATCGTTCCTTTCTGCATTTCATAAGCAAGATATCGAACGTTTGGATCAATTATTAAAAACCGATTTGTCTCAGCTTCCTGACCCGTTTCAGCCCGTAGTCAAGACCTTTCGCAAGTATCGACAAGAGATCCGGCTGGCTTTAACGGTGCCTTACTCTAATGGTCCTTTAGAAGGTTTAAATAATCATATTAAAGTCCTAAAACGAGTCGCTTATGGTTTCCATAGCTTTGAGAACTTTCGGCAACGGATCTTTTTATACCGAGGAAAGTATTTCCAACCCGGACCCTTACCTATACAAACTAAAAAAAGCAGCTAG
- a CDS encoding nucleotide pyrophosphohydrolase — MQKEVDQYIQQFKSGYFTPLAQMARLTEEIGELAREVNHYYGEKQKKATEAPNTVKEELGDVLFVTMIMANSLDIDLTEVFEKNMEKFNQRDRYRFERKDNE, encoded by the coding sequence ATGCAAAAAGAAGTGGATCAGTATATCCAACAATTTAAATCAGGTTATTTTACGCCTTTGGCACAAATGGCCCGATTGACAGAAGAAATTGGTGAATTAGCCAGAGAAGTGAACCATTATTATGGAGAAAAACAGAAAAAAGCTACAGAAGCACCTAATACGGTAAAAGAAGAACTGGGAGATGTTTTATTTGTCACGATGATTATGGCCAATTCATTGGACATAGATTTAACTGAAGTATTTGAAAAAAACATGGAAAAGTTCAATCAGAGAGATCGTTACCGTTTTGAACGAAAAGACAATGAATAA
- a CDS encoding CCA tRNA nucleotidyltransferase: MKLKKIPAEYQQALPILKKIEQAGHEAYFVGGSVRDVLLNQPIHDVDIATSAFPAEIKQIFFKTIDVGIEHGTVLVLERSGQYEITTFRTESIYQDFRRPEHVEFVRSLKEDLKRRDFTINAFAIREDGEIIDLFDGLKDLDDRILRAVGDPHERFYEDALRMMRGLRFVSQLGFDLEKETFSAIKENHQLLKKISIERINVEFVKLLLGNYRKKGVQTLVESQCFEYCPALAGKKEELLSFAALPEKVIKQESQAWVLLIDQLNLKEADIRPFLKEWKCSNEMIKTVQSVFYGLQIRKEQAFTADLLYQLGETQAILVEELLPFYGKTASLEKVLIDYHRLPIHSLKELAVNGNDLMTYFDKKPGKWLKEQLTSLEKAVIHQQVPNKKEELLQLAEQQVK, from the coding sequence ATGAAACTGAAAAAAATCCCAGCTGAATACCAACAAGCACTGCCTATACTCAAAAAAATTGAGCAAGCTGGCCATGAAGCTTATTTTGTGGGAGGTAGCGTACGGGATGTCTTATTAAACCAACCGATTCACGATGTTGATATTGCGACGAGCGCTTTTCCTGCAGAAATTAAACAAATTTTCTTTAAAACAATTGACGTAGGAATTGAGCATGGGACAGTCTTAGTTTTAGAACGATCTGGTCAGTATGAAATTACAACTTTTCGAACAGAATCGATCTATCAAGATTTTCGTCGTCCTGAACATGTTGAATTTGTCCGATCATTAAAAGAAGATTTAAAGCGCCGCGATTTTACTATTAATGCTTTTGCCATTAGGGAAGATGGCGAAATTATTGATTTATTCGATGGGTTAAAAGATTTAGATGATCGTATCTTACGGGCAGTTGGCGACCCCCATGAACGTTTTTATGAAGATGCATTGCGTATGATGCGTGGATTGCGCTTTGTAAGTCAATTAGGTTTCGATTTGGAAAAAGAAACTTTTTCAGCTATCAAAGAAAATCATCAACTTCTTAAAAAAATATCGATTGAACGTATTAATGTAGAGTTTGTAAAACTTTTATTAGGTAATTATAGGAAAAAAGGGGTTCAAACCCTTGTAGAAAGCCAATGCTTTGAATATTGTCCTGCGCTAGCCGGTAAGAAAGAAGAATTATTATCCTTTGCTGCTTTACCAGAAAAAGTGATCAAACAAGAAAGCCAAGCTTGGGTCTTATTGATTGATCAGCTCAATCTGAAAGAAGCAGATATACGGCCCTTTTTAAAAGAGTGGAAGTGTTCAAACGAAATGATTAAAACTGTCCAATCAGTGTTCTATGGCTTACAAATAAGAAAAGAACAAGCATTCACTGCCGATCTGTTATATCAATTAGGTGAAACACAAGCTATTTTAGTAGAAGAGCTGCTTCCATTTTACGGTAAAACTGCAAGTCTTGAAAAAGTACTGATCGATTACCATCGACTACCCATCCATTCACTAAAAGAATTGGCTGTTAATGGTAACGATCTGATGACTTACTTTGATAAAAAGCCAGGGAAATGGTTAAAAGAACAGTTAACGTCTTTAGAAAAAGCTGTCATTCATCAACAAGTACCAAATAAAAAAGAAGAACTGTTGCAACTAGCCGAACAACAAGTTAAATGA